A single window of Bos javanicus breed banteng chromosome 19, ARS-OSU_banteng_1.0, whole genome shotgun sequence DNA harbors:
- the MMP28 gene encoding matrix metalloproteinase-28 isoform X1: protein MAARVGLLLRVLPLLLWGGLDAQRVGRELRREAEAFLEKYGYLSDQGPSRPSSTQFSNAIREFQWVSQLPISGVLDPPTLHQMTRPRCGVADTDSQMPWTERVSALFAGRWAKMRRKKRFARQGNKWYKRHLSYRLLNWPQHLPEPAVRGAVRAAFQLWSNVSALEFWEAPATGPADIRLAFFQGDHNDGLSNAFDGPGGALAHAFLPRRGEAHFDRDERWSLSRRRGRNLFVVLAHEIGHTLGLTHSAAPRALMAPYYKRLGRDALLSWDDVLAVQSLYGKPQGGSVAIQLPGKLFTDFEAWDPLRLQGRRPETRGPKYCHSSFDAITVDGQQRLYVFQGNQFWEVTADGNVSEPRPLRGRWAGLPPHIEAAAVSLEDGDFYFFKGSRCWRFRGPKPVWGSPQLCRAGGLPRHPDAAFFFPPLRRLVLFKGTRYYVLAREGLQVEPYYPRGLRDWGGVPEEVSGALPRPDGSIIFFRDDRYWRLDQAKLQTTTSGRWATELPWMGCWHANSGGALF, encoded by the exons GCATTCCTAGAGAAGTATGGATATCTCAGTGACCAGGGCCCCAGTAGACCTTCCTCCACGCAGTTCAGTAACGCCATCAG GGAGTTCCAGTGGGTGTCCCAGCTGCCCATCAGCGGGGTGCTGGACCCCCCCACCCTGCATCAGATGACGCGGCCCCGTTGCGGGGTGGCAGATACTGACAGCCAGATGCCTTGGACCGAGAGAGTCAGCGCCCTCTTTGCTGGACGCTGGGCCAAAATGAGGCGTAAGAAACGCTTTGCAAGGCAAG GCAACAAGTGGTACAAACGGCATCTCTCCTACCGCCTGCTGAACTGGCCCCAGCACCTGCCCGAGCCCGCAGTACGGGGGGCCGTGCGTGCCGCCTTCCAGCTGTGGAGCAACGTCTCGGCGCTGGAGTTCTGGGAGGCCCCAGCCACAGGCCCGGCTGACATCCGCCTCGCCTTCTTCCAAGGGGACCACAACGATGGGCTGAGCAACGCCTTCGATGGCCCAG GAGGCGCCCTGGCGCACGCCTTCCTGCCCCGCCGTGGGGAAGCGCACTTCGACCGAGACGAGCGCTGGTCCCTGAGCCGCCGGCGCGGCCGCAACCTGTTTGTGGTGCTGGCGCACGAGATCGGCCACACTCTCGGCCTGACCCACTCGGCCGCGCCGCGCGCGCTTATGGCGCCCTACTACAAGAGGCTGGGCCGCGACGCGCTGCTCAGCTGGGACGACGTGCTGGCCGTGCAGAGCCTGTATG ggaagccccagggggGCTCAGTGGCCATCCAGCTGCCGGGAAAGCTGTTCACTGACTTTGAGGCCTGGGACCCCCTCAGACTCCAGGGAAGGCGTCCAGAAACCCGAGGTCCTAAATATTGCCATTCTTCCTTCGATGCCATCACTGTAG ACGGACAACAGCGCCTGTACGTTTTTCAAGGGAACCAGTTCTGGGAGGTGACAGCTGACGGCAACGTCTCAGAGCCCCGCCCACTGCGGGGAAGGTGGGCGGGGCTTCCCCCCCACATCGAGGCTGCCGCCGTATCATTGGAGGATGGAGACTTCTACTTCTTCAAAG GGAGTCGATGCTGGAGGTTCCGGGGCCCCAAGCCGGTGTGGGGCTCCCCACAGCTGTGCCGGGCGGGGGGCCTGCCCCGCCACCCCGATGCTGccttcttcttccctcctctGCGCCGCCTCGTCCTCTTCAAAGGCACTCGCTACTATGTGCTGGCCCGAGAAGGGCTGCAGGTGGAGCCCTACTACCCCCGAGGCCTGCGGGACTGGGGCGGTGTCCCCGAGGAGGTCAGTGGCGCCCTGCCCAGGCCGGACGGCTCCATCATCTTCTTCAGAGACGACCGCTACTGGCGCCTCGACCAGGCCAAACTCCAGACAACCACCTCGGGCCGCTGGGCCACAGAGCTGCCCTGGATGGGCTGCTGGCATGCCAACTCGGGGGGCGCCCTGTTCTAA
- the MMP28 gene encoding matrix metalloproteinase-28 isoform X2 — protein sequence MAARVGLLLRVLPLLLWGGLDAQRVGRELRREAEAFLEKYGYLSDQGPSRPSSTQFSNAIREFQWVSQLPISGVLDPPTLHQMTRPRCGVADTDSQMPWTERVSALFAGRWAKMRRKKRFARQGNKWYKRHLSYRLLNWPQHLPEPAVRGAVRAAFQLWSNVSALEFWEAPATGPADIRLAFFQGDHNDGLSNAFDGPGGALAHAFLPRRGEAHFDRDERWSLSRRRGRNLFVVLAHEIGHTLGLTHSAAPRALMAPYYKRLGRDALLSWDDVLAVQSLYGKPQGGSVAIQLPGKLFTDFEAWDPLRLQGRRPETRGPKYCHSSFDAITVDGQQRLYVFQGNQFWEVTADGNVSEPRPLRGRWAGLPPHIEAAAVSLEDGDFYFFKASGSFPVSQLLASGRQNIGASVSASVLPVNIQD from the exons GCATTCCTAGAGAAGTATGGATATCTCAGTGACCAGGGCCCCAGTAGACCTTCCTCCACGCAGTTCAGTAACGCCATCAG GGAGTTCCAGTGGGTGTCCCAGCTGCCCATCAGCGGGGTGCTGGACCCCCCCACCCTGCATCAGATGACGCGGCCCCGTTGCGGGGTGGCAGATACTGACAGCCAGATGCCTTGGACCGAGAGAGTCAGCGCCCTCTTTGCTGGACGCTGGGCCAAAATGAGGCGTAAGAAACGCTTTGCAAGGCAAG GCAACAAGTGGTACAAACGGCATCTCTCCTACCGCCTGCTGAACTGGCCCCAGCACCTGCCCGAGCCCGCAGTACGGGGGGCCGTGCGTGCCGCCTTCCAGCTGTGGAGCAACGTCTCGGCGCTGGAGTTCTGGGAGGCCCCAGCCACAGGCCCGGCTGACATCCGCCTCGCCTTCTTCCAAGGGGACCACAACGATGGGCTGAGCAACGCCTTCGATGGCCCAG GAGGCGCCCTGGCGCACGCCTTCCTGCCCCGCCGTGGGGAAGCGCACTTCGACCGAGACGAGCGCTGGTCCCTGAGCCGCCGGCGCGGCCGCAACCTGTTTGTGGTGCTGGCGCACGAGATCGGCCACACTCTCGGCCTGACCCACTCGGCCGCGCCGCGCGCGCTTATGGCGCCCTACTACAAGAGGCTGGGCCGCGACGCGCTGCTCAGCTGGGACGACGTGCTGGCCGTGCAGAGCCTGTATG ggaagccccagggggGCTCAGTGGCCATCCAGCTGCCGGGAAAGCTGTTCACTGACTTTGAGGCCTGGGACCCCCTCAGACTCCAGGGAAGGCGTCCAGAAACCCGAGGTCCTAAATATTGCCATTCTTCCTTCGATGCCATCACTGTAG ACGGACAACAGCGCCTGTACGTTTTTCAAGGGAACCAGTTCTGGGAGGTGACAGCTGACGGCAACGTCTCAGAGCCCCGCCCACTGCGGGGAAGGTGGGCGGGGCTTCCCCCCCACATCGAGGCTGCCGCCGTATCATTGGAGGATGGAGACTTCTACTTCTTCAAAG catcagggtcttttccagtgagtcagctcctcgcatcaggtcgccaaaatattggagcttcagtttcagcatcagtccttccagtgaatattcaggactga